In Candidatus Sulfurimonas marisnigri, a single genomic region encodes these proteins:
- a CDS encoding metal ABC transporter permease produces the protein MIDILLTPIALVIILVMMHSWFGIGILKRGIIFTDLAIAQFAALGSAISLGYFHEEYFYILTLSFALLSAFLIAIASQREIKLEAFIGLLYVLGASGILMVLSHSAEGMEHFKSLLASDILFTAPIDVLKSGVIYALIALAIWKILPKTNGFVRELLFFSLLALTVTSSVQLAGVLVVFVLLIAPAFVALSLELKKPLLFSFYFGWFFSTVAIIVSYYFDLPTGYTIVFLGALLSSSIVLFSSKKNLEQN, from the coding sequence ATGATAGATATACTACTAACTCCTATTGCACTTGTTATCATCTTGGTAATGATGCACTCCTGGTTTGGAATTGGAATTTTAAAAAGAGGTATTATATTTACAGACTTGGCAATAGCGCAATTTGCAGCACTTGGTTCTGCTATAAGTTTGGGCTATTTTCATGAAGAATATTTTTACATTCTTACCTTATCCTTTGCACTTTTGAGTGCTTTTTTAATTGCTATCGCTTCTCAAAGAGAGATAAAACTAGAGGCTTTTATTGGTCTATTATATGTATTGGGCGCGAGTGGAATATTAATGGTTCTCTCACACTCGGCAGAGGGGATGGAGCACTTCAAGTCTTTACTTGCCAGTGATATTCTCTTTACTGCTCCTATAGATGTTTTAAAAAGTGGTGTCATATATGCCTTAATCGCATTGGCAATTTGGAAAATATTACCCAAAACAAACGGTTTCGTTAGAGAATTACTGTTTTTTTCCCTGTTGGCTCTAACAGTAACATCGTCAGTGCAGTTAGCCGGCGTGTTAGTCGTGTTTGTCCTTTTAATTGCCCCTGCGTTTGTTGCTCTGTCTCTTGAACTTAAAAAACCACTTCTTTTTAGTTTTTACTTTGGATGGTTTTTTAGCACTGTTGCCATTATAGTTTCGTACTATTTTGATTTACCGACTGGATACACCATAGTTTTTTTGGGTGCTCTTCTCAGCTCATCTATAGTTTTATTTAGTTCCAAGAAAAACTTAGAACAAAACTAG
- a CDS encoding metal ABC transporter substrate-binding protein, which produces MNKLLLLLVLPLSLFANLNIAVTYPFIGALTKIVGGEHVSTVVLSRGNWDPHFIIPRPSLITKVRNADALIMNGGQLEIGWLPPLLNRAGNQKTQPGTPTFLNLSHHVELINKPNEVDRKNGDIHPDGNPHFHLDPNNTLILADTIKKFLVDIDTQHKEAYEKNYDDFYKMWNQKIKLWSQKMAEKKGIKVVQFHDNLAYFNKAYGLVNIGTIEPLPGIPPSSRHTIKIIELIKKEKPYAIFHDVYHTTKTADFISEKSGTKVILMPHDIGALETIEDLTSLFDYLTCAIK; this is translated from the coding sequence ATGAATAAACTTTTATTGCTACTTGTTTTACCGCTATCACTCTTTGCCAACCTAAACATAGCTGTTACTTATCCATTTATTGGTGCTTTGACAAAAATCGTTGGCGGGGAGCACGTAAGTACGGTTGTTCTTTCAAGAGGAAACTGGGATCCGCACTTTATCATACCTCGCCCTTCTCTTATAACAAAAGTGAGAAACGCCGATGCTCTTATAATGAATGGAGGGCAGCTAGAGATTGGCTGGTTGCCACCTCTTTTGAATCGTGCCGGAAACCAAAAGACACAGCCGGGTACTCCAACTTTTTTAAATCTTTCTCACCATGTAGAGCTCATAAATAAACCAAATGAGGTTGACAGAAAAAATGGCGATATCCATCCTGATGGAAATCCGCACTTTCATCTTGACCCGAACAATACTCTTATCTTGGCAGATACTATAAAAAAGTTTTTAGTAGATATAGACACACAACATAAAGAAGCTTACGAGAAGAATTATGACGACTTTTACAAGATGTGGAACCAGAAAATAAAACTTTGGAGTCAAAAAATGGCTGAAAAAAAGGGTATAAAAGTTGTGCAGTTTCACGATAATCTAGCATATTTCAATAAAGCGTACGGACTTGTAAATATTGGCACTATCGAGCCATTACCTGGAATTCCTCCATCTTCTAGACACACCATAAAGATAATAGAACTGATAAAAAAAGAAAAACCTTATGCTATCTTTCATGATGTTTATCATACAACAAAAACTGCTGATTTTATAAGTGAAAAGAGTGGCACAAAAGTGATATTAATGCCTCATGATATTGGGGCACTAGAGACTATAGAGGATTTAACATCCCTGTTTGATTATCTGACATGTGCTATAAAATGA
- a CDS encoding 2'-5' RNA ligase family protein, with translation MNRIFLALKAQLNDYDALKSDFSEIIKGRWVDSENLHVTVCFFGNTYGVNELLKRLPEVIEEIEPLELTSLGYFSHNNILYATTTSPKLEKLNSCICSSFSLPQIKPYILHVTLMRIKEMKDKKAFNDMLSKYEGKSIGTIETTMQLMDSNLSSDGAKYKCIKRFKL, from the coding sequence ATGAACCGTATATTTTTAGCTCTAAAAGCGCAACTTAATGACTATGACGCACTTAAATCTGATTTTTCGGAAATTATAAAAGGACGTTGGGTGGATAGTGAAAACCTACATGTAACGGTGTGTTTTTTTGGCAATACATATGGTGTAAATGAACTGCTTAAAAGATTGCCAGAAGTTATTGAAGAGATTGAACCTTTAGAGCTTACATCTTTAGGATACTTTTCTCACAACAACATTCTTTATGCCACAACTACAAGCCCTAAACTTGAGAAACTTAACTCTTGCATTTGCTCTTCCTTTTCACTGCCTCAAATAAAACCATATATTTTACATGTAACATTGATGCGAATAAAAGAGATGAAAGATAAAAAAGCTTTCAATGATATGCTTAGTAAGTATGAAGGGAAGAGTATTGGAACGATTGAGACTACTATGCAACTCATGGATAGCAATCTCTCTTCAGACGGTGCAAAATATAAGTGTATAAAGAGATTTAAACTATGA
- a CDS encoding Na/Pi cotransporter family protein: MSINFLIENYESVLQAIGGLGLLLLGIVVMTDSLRILAGAAMRSALMRFTHSPLSGALTGSITTTILQSSSATTAAAVGFVGAGLITYSESLGIIFGANIGSTVTGWIVVLLGFKLNLSSIMMLFVFIGVLLRLFAKKRLATFGYALAGFSLIFIGIATMQQGMSGFTNLITPEQLPSDTFIGRLQLISIGIIFTIITQASSAGVAVALSALFAGTINFEQAAALVIGMDVGTTVTAALATIGQSIEARRTGFSHVIYNILTAVGAVFLITPFTMVIGNFFPTAISENAEISLVAFHTTFNILGLMIILPFTNNFASLMTKLIPEKKSLYTNTLDTQLLEQPSMALTAVQNTVYTEIIALLSHINAILGDTQSKRADLVQLQKALDKTHTYIDKISLESESGVQWERLVAMIHTLDHMQRLHERCEEEENRAKTLRYNKHFTKEREIITLAIKSIIETMMSQQWHKMSKQAQMSKSALYKQLKPYRRMIVAKIARGEIDVQEGTDYLEGVRWLKRVSWHILRISFHYEEALLVAGK, from the coding sequence ATGAGTATAAACTTCTTGATAGAAAATTATGAATCTGTTCTTCAAGCTATAGGAGGGTTGGGACTCTTACTATTGGGTATAGTTGTTATGACTGATAGTCTGAGAATTTTGGCTGGTGCTGCGATGCGTTCAGCACTGATGCGTTTTACACACTCTCCTCTTAGCGGTGCGCTTACTGGTTCAATTACAACTACAATTCTGCAATCTTCAAGCGCTACAACTGCTGCTGCCGTTGGCTTTGTTGGAGCCGGTCTGATTACTTATTCTGAATCACTTGGTATAATTTTTGGTGCAAATATCGGTTCAACAGTTACAGGATGGATTGTTGTGCTACTGGGTTTTAAACTAAATCTAAGCAGCATAATGATGTTATTTGTCTTCATTGGAGTACTGCTACGTCTTTTTGCAAAAAAACGTCTGGCAACTTTTGGATATGCACTAGCTGGCTTCTCACTAATTTTTATTGGTATAGCAACGATGCAGCAAGGTATGAGTGGTTTTACAAACCTTATTACTCCTGAACAACTCCCATCGGACACATTTATTGGACGACTGCAACTTATTAGTATTGGAATAATTTTCACAATTATAACTCAAGCTTCAAGCGCCGGTGTAGCAGTAGCGCTAAGTGCTCTTTTTGCTGGAACAATCAACTTTGAACAAGCTGCAGCACTAGTAATAGGGATGGATGTTGGGACTACGGTGACAGCAGCTCTTGCTACAATTGGACAATCTATAGAGGCTCGCCGTACCGGGTTTTCACATGTCATTTATAATATTTTAACGGCTGTTGGTGCTGTATTTTTAATTACACCTTTTACAATGGTAATTGGGAACTTTTTTCCAACTGCAATCAGCGAAAATGCAGAAATCTCACTTGTTGCTTTTCATACTACTTTTAATATATTAGGACTAATGATTATTTTACCATTTACCAACAATTTTGCTTCTCTTATGACTAAACTTATTCCAGAAAAAAAATCACTATACACAAATACTTTAGACACTCAGCTACTTGAACAACCAAGCATGGCATTAACCGCTGTCCAAAACACTGTTTATACAGAAATAATAGCACTCTTAAGCCATATAAATGCAATATTGGGTGATACACAGAGTAAAAGAGCTGATTTAGTACAACTCCAAAAAGCTCTTGATAAAACACATACCTATATTGATAAAATCTCGCTAGAAAGTGAGTCTGGGGTACAGTGGGAAAGGCTGGTGGCGATGATACATACTCTAGATCATATGCAAAGACTACATGAGAGATGTGAAGAGGAAGAGAATCGAGCAAAAACACTTAGATATAACAAGCACTTTACTAAAGAGCGTGAGATCATAACATTGGCAATTAAATCAATCATAGAAACTATGATGTCGCAGCAGTGGCATAAAATGAGTAAACAGGCACAAATGAGTAAGTCAGCACTTTACAAACAGCTAAAGCCATACAGGAGAATGATTGTAGCAAAAATAGCACGAGGAGAGATAGATGTACAAGAGGGCACAGATTACCTAGAAGGTGTTCGATGGCTTAAGCGGGTAAGTTGGCATATTTTACGTATATCATTCCACTATGAAGAGGCTCTACTGGTAGCTGGAAAGTAA
- a CDS encoding (2Fe-2S)-binding protein has translation MLVCECNEIEYDAIKEAVKKHGDNLDAIMEETDAGTTCGCCLEDDCDKVELPLPLAIKKALEELAK, from the coding sequence ATGTTAGTATGCGAATGTAATGAAATTGAATATGATGCTATTAAAGAGGCTGTTAAAAAACATGGTGATAACTTAGATGCTATTATGGAAGAGACTGACGCAGGAACCACGTGCGGATGTTGCCTTGAAGATGATTGTGATAAGGTAGAGTTACCTCTTCCGTTGGCTATAAAAAAAGCCTTGGAAGAACTAGCTAAGTAG
- a CDS encoding rubrerythrin family protein — MPTTEENLDTAFCGESQAYQKYSAFAKKAQKDGFANIAKLFRTTAEAEKIHAEGHLKAMDKVGSTIENLEAAIGGETYEFEDMYPPMHEQAVKDNHKAKKMFGYALEAEKVHAELYQKALQAVRDGKDLDEVNIYLCPTCGYIELGELPEKCPVCGVPGSTFTQI; from the coding sequence ATGCCAACTACAGAAGAGAACTTAGATACCGCATTTTGCGGAGAGAGCCAAGCGTATCAAAAATATAGTGCTTTTGCTAAAAAAGCACAAAAAGATGGTTTTGCAAATATTGCAAAGCTATTTCGTACAACAGCGGAGGCCGAGAAGATACATGCCGAGGGTCACTTAAAAGCGATGGACAAAGTTGGTTCAACCATAGAAAATCTCGAAGCTGCTATTGGCGGAGAGACTTATGAATTTGAAGACATGTACCCTCCAATGCATGAACAAGCAGTTAAAGACAACCATAAAGCAAAAAAGATGTTTGGCTATGCGCTTGAGGCTGAAAAAGTACATGCAGAGCTTTACCAAAAAGCACTTCAGGCTGTAAGAGATGGAAAAGATTTAGACGAAGTAAATATCTATCTATGCCCTACATGTGGTTATATAGAGTTGGGTGAACTACCTGAAAAATGTCCAGTATGTGGAGTTCCAGGCTCTACTTTTACTCAAATATAA
- a CDS encoding bacteriohemerythrin, which produces MESFHWDKYYLTDLETVDEQHKKLVDIINEYGSLLSEDKLNTVSIEKVFKDLFDYTLYHFEEEEQLMKTMNVDERHIYSHIKNHEYFLDEITRMHESLLTDSTSISDELLDFLVHWLAYHILGKDQNMARQIKKIEAGETPEEAFEEDIAEGNNAREALLFSLNTLFNQVSDRNRKLVRLNMSLEKKVLERTKELQEANEQKDILLFQQSKMASMGEMIGNITHQWRQPISIISMWANNIIVDIDMENVKSDELRVYAENINEQTQYLSHTIDDFRNFFIPNKNKSTFTLRSSVDKTMSLLKDLFKTHNIELIENIEEIEITALENELTQAILNILKNAKDVLVSRLQGTRKLIFIDIYKENNRAFIEIKDNGGGIKDNIIDKVFDSYFTTKAKSHGTGIGLHMTESIINNHLNGEISVSNEEYKYEDVDCKGAKFSINFPI; this is translated from the coding sequence ATGGAGTCATTTCACTGGGATAAGTACTATTTAACTGACTTAGAAACAGTTGACGAGCAACACAAAAAGCTTGTAGATATTATTAATGAATATGGAAGTTTGCTCTCTGAGGACAAGTTAAATACAGTAAGCATTGAGAAAGTCTTTAAAGATTTGTTTGACTACACTCTCTACCATTTTGAAGAAGAAGAGCAGTTAATGAAAACTATGAATGTTGATGAACGTCACATTTACAGTCATATCAAAAATCATGAATATTTTTTGGATGAAATCACCAGAATGCATGAGAGTCTATTGACGGATAGTACTAGCATATCAGATGAGTTATTAGATTTTTTGGTTCATTGGCTCGCCTATCATATTCTTGGAAAAGATCAAAATATGGCAAGGCAAATTAAAAAAATTGAAGCCGGAGAAACTCCAGAAGAAGCTTTTGAAGAGGATATTGCAGAGGGGAATAATGCTAGAGAAGCGCTACTATTTTCATTAAATACTTTGTTTAACCAGGTTTCTGATAGAAACAGAAAGTTAGTACGATTAAATATGTCCTTAGAGAAAAAAGTTTTAGAGCGCACAAAAGAGTTACAAGAGGCGAATGAGCAAAAAGATATTTTGCTTTTCCAACAATCAAAGATGGCATCAATGGGTGAGATGATAGGAAACATTACACACCAGTGGAGACAACCTATATCAATTATATCCATGTGGGCAAATAATATAATAGTAGATATCGACATGGAAAATGTTAAGAGTGATGAATTAAGAGTATATGCTGAGAATATCAACGAACAAACGCAATATCTATCTCATACAATAGATGATTTTAGAAACTTTTTTATTCCAAATAAAAATAAGTCTACTTTTACACTAAGAAGCAGTGTAGACAAGACAATGTCTCTCCTAAAGGATTTATTTAAAACACACAATATAGAACTAATAGAGAATATAGAAGAGATAGAGATAACCGCTTTAGAGAATGAACTAACTCAAGCCATACTCAATATTTTAAAAAATGCGAAAGATGTACTAGTTTCACGGCTACAAGGAACTAGAAAACTAATTTTTATAGATATTTACAAAGAGAACAACAGAGCTTTCATAGAGATAAAAGATAACGGTGGTGGAATTAAGGATAATATAATAGATAAAGTGTTTGACTCATATTTTACAACTAAAGCTAAGTCACACGGGACAGGGATAGGTTTACATATGACAGAGTCTATAATTAATAATCATCTAAATGGGGAGATATCTGTTTCAAACGAAGAGTATAAGTATGAAGATGTTGACTGCAAGGGTGCTAAGTTTAGTATAAATTTTCCGATTTAA